A section of the Amycolatopsis sp. AA4 genome encodes:
- a CDS encoding nucleoside deaminase: MLDDLLAVAREEAEAGKAEGGVPIGAALFDRDGKLLGRGHNRRVQDGDPSLHAETAAFRAAGRRPHYRDTIMVTTLSPCWYCSGLVRQFGIPHVVIGESRTFTGGHGWLADHGVRIDLLDDPACVALMTEFIEREPALWFEDIGEPT; this comes from the coding sequence ATGCTCGACGACCTGCTCGCTGTCGCCCGCGAAGAGGCGGAAGCCGGAAAAGCCGAGGGCGGCGTGCCGATCGGCGCGGCCCTGTTCGACCGGGACGGGAAGCTGCTCGGCCGCGGCCACAACCGGCGCGTCCAGGACGGCGACCCGTCCCTGCACGCCGAAACCGCCGCGTTCCGCGCCGCCGGCCGCCGCCCGCACTACCGCGACACGATCATGGTCACCACGCTGTCGCCGTGCTGGTATTGCAGCGGCCTGGTCCGGCAGTTCGGCATCCCGCACGTGGTGATCGGCGAATCGCGGACGTTCACCGGCGGCCACGGCTGGCTGGCCGACCACGGCGTCCGGATCGACCTCCTCGACGACCCGGCGTGCGTCGCACTGATGACCGAGTTCATCGAGCGGGAGCCCGCGCTGTGGTTCGAGGACATCGGCGAACCGACGTGA
- a CDS encoding YafY family protein, with product MYGTSERLLRLLSLLQARRDWPGPDLAGRLGVDVRTIRRDVERLRQLGYPVHATPGVAGGYRLGSGAALPPLLLDDDEAVAVAVGLRTAANGTVSGIEETSVRALAKLEQVLPARLRHRVRAMDSAMVRMPGGAPTIDAELLTVVAAACRDHERLRFTYGTHAGAVAERDVEPLRLVHTGWRWYLVAWDLGRDAWRTFRLDRIEGLPTPSFRFTPRKPPAEDLAAYVSSRIATAPYPHIVTLRVSAPAEVLAARVSPTTAVIEPIDDETCRMRTGAKTFDYIPFYLAQWEFDFVVEDAPPELLDRLAHIAERFARATSGRGGDGEQIRGGDASVWLRTGE from the coding sequence ATGTACGGAACCTCCGAGCGCCTGTTGCGCCTGCTCTCGCTGCTGCAGGCGCGCCGCGACTGGCCTGGTCCGGACCTCGCGGGCCGGTTGGGCGTCGACGTCCGGACGATCCGCCGCGACGTCGAACGGCTGCGGCAGCTCGGTTACCCGGTGCACGCGACACCGGGGGTCGCGGGCGGGTACCGGCTGGGCTCCGGTGCGGCGCTGCCGCCGTTGCTGCTGGACGACGACGAGGCGGTCGCGGTGGCGGTCGGCCTCCGCACGGCGGCCAACGGCACCGTGTCCGGCATCGAGGAGACGTCTGTGCGCGCGTTGGCGAAGCTCGAGCAGGTGCTGCCCGCGCGGCTGCGGCACCGGGTGCGGGCGATGGATTCGGCGATGGTCCGGATGCCGGGCGGCGCGCCGACGATCGACGCGGAGCTGCTCACCGTGGTCGCGGCCGCGTGCCGGGACCACGAGCGGCTGCGGTTCACCTACGGCACGCACGCGGGCGCGGTGGCCGAACGCGACGTGGAACCGCTGCGGCTCGTGCACACCGGCTGGCGCTGGTACCTCGTCGCGTGGGACCTCGGCCGCGACGCCTGGCGCACCTTCCGGCTGGACCGCATCGAAGGTCTGCCGACGCCCAGTTTCCGTTTCACGCCAAGGAAACCGCCGGCCGAGGACCTCGCCGCGTACGTGTCGAGCCGCATCGCGACCGCGCCGTATCCGCACATCGTGACGCTGCGGGTGTCGGCTCCGGCGGAAGTGCTGGCGGCGCGGGTTTCTCCGACGACGGCCGTGATCGAGCCGATCGACGACGAGACCTGCCGGATGCGCACCGGCGCGAAAACCTTCGACTACATCCCGTTTTACCTCGCGCAGTGGGAATTCGATTTCGTGGTGGAGGACGCACCGCCGGAATTGCTGGACCGATTGGCGCACATCGCGGAACGGTTCGCGCGGGCGACTTCAGGCCGAGGTGGCGACGGCGAGCAGATCCGCGGGGGCGATGCCTCGGTCTGGCTCCGCACCGGTGAGTGA
- a CDS encoding TetR/AcrR family transcriptional regulator — protein MTTLSADLWPDVQPETARRLMLAGVESFAERGYHATTTRDIAGAAGMSPAALYVHFPSKAALLFAISRNGHEQTLALVEDVLGRVTGPVERMRLLVEDFVAWHARRHTVARVVQYELNALPEKEYQVVAQLRRKIEQRVREVIADGVESGAFTVSDVGIAARAVLSLGVDVARWYSERTRQTPAELGREYGELVLRMLGAS, from the coding sequence ATGACCACGCTCTCGGCCGACCTGTGGCCCGACGTGCAGCCCGAGACCGCGCGCCGGCTGATGCTCGCCGGGGTGGAGTCGTTCGCCGAGCGCGGCTACCACGCGACCACCACGCGGGACATCGCCGGCGCGGCGGGGATGAGCCCGGCCGCGCTGTACGTGCACTTCCCCTCGAAAGCCGCGCTGCTTTTCGCGATCAGCCGCAACGGGCACGAGCAGACGCTCGCCCTCGTCGAGGACGTCCTCGGGCGCGTCACCGGCCCGGTGGAGCGGATGCGGCTGCTAGTGGAGGATTTCGTCGCCTGGCACGCGCGGCGGCACACGGTCGCGCGGGTCGTGCAGTACGAGCTGAACGCGTTGCCGGAGAAGGAATACCAGGTCGTCGCGCAGCTTCGGCGGAAGATCGAGCAGCGCGTGCGCGAGGTGATCGCCGACGGGGTCGAGTCCGGCGCGTTCACCGTCAGCGACGTCGGGATCGCGGCACGGGCGGTGCTGTCGCTGGGCGTCGACGTCGCGCGCTGGTACAGCGAACGGACCCGGCAGACGCCCGCCGAACTCGGCAGGGAGTACGGCGAACTGGTCCTCCGCATGCTCGGCGCGAGTTAG
- a CDS encoding primary-amine oxidase, producing MTTANPLAPLTADEIAAASAILKGAKGLGAMVRFLSIELHEPAKRSVLDGVPVEREAFAVLRDRDSRTTIEAVVSITRGELVSWREIPDAQPGFSRDEFAECDAVLRADPGFQEALRRRGITDLDSVVIDLWAAGNTGPAEDPARRLMRPQVYVRQGIYDNRYAHPVEGLTALVDIDRMEVAELADHGVVPIPPRHGNYIPELVTGEIEGYPDNVPSFAATRADLRPLEITQPDGPSFTLDGYELSWQRWRLRVGYTMREGLVLHQIGYDDGGRERPIVYRASMSELYVPYGDPNPSQRVKNAFDIGEGGIGPWLNSLALGCDCLGEIRYLDVVMCDDDGAPVTLPNAVCIHEEDDNLAWKHTDGNLGHAETRRQRRLVVSCWATANNYDYGFFWYFYLDGTIEFEVKLTGIVSTGAYEGDAPRYGTPVAPGLYAPNHQHFFNMRLDMSVDGEHNSVYEVDTVAVPGSEHHNAFAAQPTLLARESEAQRLVDPLAGRVWTVVNPSVRHHTGRPVGYQLMPGTNILPLAQSGSQTSRRAGFAYRHLWVTAYDPDQRYASGDYPNQRPGDDGLAEYVRADRPLVDTDVVVWYTFGANHVPRPEDWPVMPVSKAGFHLRPVAFFAANPALDLPRPGHHC from the coding sequence GTGACGACCGCTAATCCGCTCGCGCCGCTCACGGCCGACGAGATCGCGGCCGCGTCCGCGATTCTCAAGGGCGCCAAGGGACTCGGGGCCATGGTGCGGTTCCTCAGCATCGAACTGCACGAGCCGGCCAAACGCTCCGTGCTCGACGGGGTCCCGGTCGAGCGCGAGGCGTTCGCGGTGCTGCGCGACCGGGACAGCCGGACCACGATCGAGGCCGTCGTCTCGATCACCCGCGGGGAACTGGTGTCCTGGCGGGAGATTCCCGACGCGCAGCCGGGCTTCTCCCGCGACGAGTTCGCCGAATGCGACGCGGTCCTGCGCGCCGACCCCGGCTTCCAGGAGGCCTTGCGCCGCAGGGGAATCACCGACCTGGACTCGGTCGTGATCGACCTGTGGGCGGCGGGCAACACCGGGCCCGCCGAGGACCCGGCACGGCGGCTGATGCGCCCGCAGGTCTATGTGCGGCAAGGGATTTACGACAATCGCTACGCCCACCCGGTCGAAGGGCTGACCGCACTGGTCGACATCGACCGGATGGAGGTCGCGGAACTCGCCGACCACGGCGTCGTGCCGATCCCGCCGCGGCACGGCAACTACATCCCGGAGCTGGTCACCGGCGAGATCGAGGGCTACCCGGACAACGTGCCGTCGTTCGCCGCGACCCGGGCCGATCTTCGGCCGCTGGAAATCACGCAACCGGATGGTCCGAGTTTCACGCTGGACGGCTACGAGCTGAGCTGGCAGCGCTGGCGCCTGCGCGTCGGCTACACCATGCGGGAAGGCTTGGTGCTGCACCAAATCGGGTACGACGACGGCGGACGAGAGCGGCCGATCGTGTACCGGGCTTCGATGTCGGAGCTGTACGTGCCTTACGGCGATCCGAACCCGTCGCAGCGGGTGAAGAACGCCTTCGACATCGGCGAGGGCGGCATCGGGCCGTGGCTGAACTCGCTCGCGCTGGGCTGCGATTGCCTCGGCGAGATCCGCTACCTGGACGTCGTGATGTGCGACGACGACGGCGCTCCGGTGACGCTGCCCAACGCCGTCTGCATCCACGAGGAGGACGACAACCTGGCCTGGAAGCACACCGACGGCAACCTCGGGCACGCCGAAACCCGTCGGCAGCGCCGGCTCGTGGTCTCCTGCTGGGCCACCGCGAACAACTACGACTACGGATTCTTCTGGTACTTCTACCTCGACGGCACCATCGAGTTCGAGGTGAAGCTGACCGGCATCGTCTCCACCGGCGCGTACGAGGGCGATGCTCCGCGCTACGGCACCCCGGTCGCTCCCGGCCTGTACGCCCCGAACCACCAGCATTTCTTCAACATGCGGCTGGACATGTCCGTCGACGGTGAGCACAACAGCGTGTACGAAGTGGACACCGTCGCCGTGCCGGGTTCCGAGCACCACAACGCGTTCGCCGCGCAGCCCACGCTGCTCGCCCGGGAAAGCGAGGCACAGCGGCTGGTCGACCCGCTCGCCGGTCGCGTGTGGACAGTCGTCAACCCGTCGGTCCGCCACCACACCGGCCGCCCGGTCGGCTACCAGCTGATGCCGGGGACGAACATCCTGCCGCTGGCCCAAAGCGGGTCGCAGACGAGCCGGCGCGCGGGCTTCGCGTACCGGCACTTGTGGGTCACCGCCTACGATCCGGACCAGCGCTACGCGTCGGGCGATTACCCCAACCAACGCCCCGGCGACGACGGACTCGCCGAGTACGTCCGCGCCGACCGGCCGCTCGTCGACACCGATGTCGTGGTCTGGTACACGTTCGGCGCGAACCACGTGCCGCGCCCGGAGGACTGGCCGGTGATGCCGGTGTCCAAAGCGGGCTTCCACCTCAGGCCGGTGGCGTTCTTCGCCGCGAACCCGGCGCTGGACCTGCCTCGGCCCGGACATCACTGCTGA